In one Colletotrichum destructivum chromosome 2, complete sequence genomic region, the following are encoded:
- a CDS encoding Putative SUZ domain-containing protein, translating into MVKNAPVPDAWEDDDWESAADKLDGGAPLQPEPEPQAPMSKAERLAQHAESNRKLWESADSPTPLTFLEAQPSVPLATGFKPQVKVLSRKPAPRTIARRDPVTGLLSHLSLADDDADDQRADAKPQLTPEEIRAKQQRELEEKQRRYEEARAKIFGESNPSSGASSPGTTTPPRGGENERGGGGRGRGRGRGRGGGHRGNHSSRQEDYRRPGSSRSDAVRSESGRELYDPGYAPRGGGFGLQKRGGDSGPHSGRSTPRDEDQPKQAMRAPRGPDGSGRGFGFAKRGTNEG; encoded by the exons ATGGTCAAGAACGCCCCTGTTCCTGATGCCTGGGAGGACGATGATTGGGAGTCAGCAGCCGACAAGCTGGATGGCGGGGCACCATTGCagcctgagcctgagccgCAGGCACCGATGAGCAAAGCAGAGCGCCTTGCCCAGCACGCCGAGTCGAATCGCAAGCTCTGGGAATCAGC CGATTCCCCCACGCCTCTAACCTTCCTCGAAGCCCAACCCTCGGTGCCCCTCGCCACGGGCTTTAAGCCTCAGGTCAAGGTTCTCAGCCGTAAGCCTGCGCCCCGGACCATCGCTCGCCGCGACCCCGTCACCGGCCTGCTCTCTCACCTTTCactcgccgacgacgacgccgacgaccagcGCGCCGACGCGAAGCCCCAGCTCACCCCCGAGGAGATCCGTGCTAAGCAGCAGCGCGAActcgaggagaagcagcgGCGCTATGAGGAGGCACGTGCCAAGATCTTTGGCGAGTCGAACCCCTCGTCTGGTGCGTCAAGCCCCGGGACGACGACCCCTCCCAGAGGTGGCGAGAacgagagaggaggaggggggcgcgGCCGCGGTAGGGGACGCGGTCGTGGCGGCGGACACCGAGGAAACCACTCGAGTCGACAAGAGGACTATAGACGGCCCGGCAGCAGTAGATCCGACGCCGTTCGTTCCGAGAGCGGCCGCGAGCTCTACGACCCCGGCTACGCGCCCCGGGGGGGCGGCTTCGGGTTGCAGAAGCGAGGGGGCGACTCCGGTCCGCATTCTGGCCGGTCAACGCCGAGGGACGAGGACCAACCCAAACAGGCCATGCGAGCGCCACGCGGACCGGATGGGAGTGGAAGAGGTTTCGGCTTCGCCAAACGAGGCACCAATGAGGGCTGA
- a CDS encoding Putative glycoside hydrolase family 18, catalytic domain, glycosyl hydrolase family 18 (GH18) active: protein MIGSNLLLLLFLASIAGAVPVKEPRTVRPSCKSPETVVQSTRVTLPMSQAATTASRSVVPSAPGPGPGSIIVSSFLPPVSPTEGPAPPVISPPVVPPVVPSASSSVSPPQTSSTGVVSPPVTNPGTPSSGYRNVLYFTNWGVYGANYQPADIPADKVTHLLYSFADIAADGEVFSSDPWSDTQRKYPGDSNEAGNAYGCIKQLYAIKKQNRKLKLVLSIGGWTWSPKFVPVAATEAGRQRFATSAIKLMHDWGFDGIDIDWEYPTNAQEAANFVALLKICREELDKHAAQYAPGYHFALTIACPAGPTHYQKMDLRGMDPYVDAWHLMAYDYAGSWDTTSGHQANLFVDPSNPEATKFSTEAALAYYLGQGIRSDKIVLGLPLYGRSFLDTNGIGKPYKGLGQGSLEEGVWHYKVLPRAGAVEVFDQTAGALYSYDVGSRELVTYDNLQSANFKADYLLRKRLGGAVFWEAAGDRKGEGSLVGALASKMGTLDPAQNWLSYPNSQYVNIKNNLA, encoded by the exons ATGATTGGGTCAAATCTCCTTCTACTTCTTTTCCTCGCGTCCATCGCGGGCGCGGTGCCCGTGAAAGAGCCTCGCACAGTACGGCCGAGCTGCAAAAGCCCGGAGACCGTCGTTCAGTCAACAAGGGTCACCCTACCCATGTCACAGGCTGCCACGACTGCGAGTCGGTCGGTGGTCCCCTCAGccccggggccggggccgggttCCATCATCGTGTCCTCATTTCTTCCTCCGGTATCCCCGACGGAAGGGCCGGCACCACCTGTCATCTCGCCGCCTGTGGTTCCCCCTGTCGTGCCCTCAGCGTCTTCTAGTGTGTCCCCTCCTCAGACGTCGAGCACGGGTGTCGTGTCGCCGCCTGTAACGAACCCAGGAACACCTTCGTCAGGATACAGAAATGTGCTGTATTTCACAAACTG GGGCGTCTACGGAGCCAACTACCAACCAGCAGACATTCCCGCTGACAAGGTGACGCACCTGCTCTACTCTTTCGCCGACATCgctgccgatggcgaggt GTTCTCGTCCGACCCCTGGTCGGACACGCAACGAAAGTACCCGGGTGACTCCAACGAGGCCGGGAACGCATATGGCTGCATCAAGCAGCTGTACGCCATCAAGAAGCAGAATCGCAAACTCAAGCTCGTCCTCTCTATTGGCGGCTGGACGTGGTCGCCCAAATTTGTCCCTGTTGCCGCAACCGAGGCAGGCCGCCAGCGCTTCGCCACGTCTGCCATCAAACTCATGCACGACTGGGGCTTCGATGG GATCGACATCGACTGGGAATACCCCACCAACGCCCAGGAGGCAGCCAACTTCGTAGCCCTCCTTAAAATCTgccgcgaggagctcgacaagCACGCCGCGCAGTACGCCCCCGGCTATCACTTCGCCCTTACCATCGCCTGCCCGGCTGGCCCAACTCACTATCAGAAGATGGACCTGCGTGGCATGGACCCCTACGTCGACGCCTGGCATCTCATGGCTTACGACTATGCCGGGTCATGGGACACTACGTCGGGCCATCAAGCCAACCTATTTGTCGATCCGTCCAACCCCGAGGCCACCAAATTCAGCACCGAGGCCGCGTTGGCGTACTATCTCGGCCAGGGCATCCGCAGCGACAAGATCGTCCTGGGCCTCCCGCTTTACGGCCGCTCGTTCCTCGACACGAACGGCATCGGCAAGCCGTACAAAGGGCTCGGGCAAGGGtccctcgaggagggcgtgtGGCACTACAAGGTGCTTCCGcgggccggcgccgttgaggTCTTTGACCAGACGGCCGGTGCGCTGTACAGCTACGACGTGGGCTCACGGGAGCTGGTGACGTACGACAACCTCCAGAGCGCCAACTTCAAGGCGGACTACCTCCTCAGGAAAagactcggcggcgccgtgttCTGGGAGGCGGCAGGCGACCGTAAGGGCGAGGGCAGTCTTGTGGGCGCGCTGGCAAGCAAGATGGGCACCTTGGACCCGGCGCAGAACTGGCTTAGTTACCCCAACAGCCAGTACGTCAACATCAAGAACAATCTGGCATGA
- a CDS encoding Putative serine/threonine-protein kinase, active, which yields MSGSEGAHANTGGFDLLKRATQAMMMSGSRTPAAAADEDGADQIGFDTPRSGVATPQPDLHDKRLPGIMSYFGQSGPPTPTRALSAAQPSQSEERSSSKRSSNETVPPSGTQTPRSGTTGAQVPAARGKLTIKIVEAKGLRRAKDPYVVAVFQRSELISGGPRSVEEEEDVNLPPPSFGGIPIQRQGSDSGRTAMSIPMRSRQSSNTSISDYNTFRNRSRRSFTSPKWDAEAEFDVVDSNMLVNISVYDHSANGEEFLGHVDLQANRDSNNPVRGWFSLKGHADTVAENAPTGEIYVEAVFQRTERKHFGPEDFQILKLIGKGTFGQVYQVRKKDTERIYAMKVLSKKVIVQKKEVAHTVGERNILVRTAMSDSPFIVGLKFSFQTPSDLYLVTDYMSGGELFWHLQKEGRFDERRAKFYIAELILAIQHLHNNDIVYRDLKPENILLDANGHIALCDFGLSKANLTKNDTTNTFCGTTEYLAPEVLLDESGYTKMVDFWSLGVLVFEMCCGWSPFYAEDTQQMYKNIAFGKVRFPRDTLSQEGRNFVKGLLNRNPKHRLGATDDAEELKRHPFFADIDWDLLAKKLITPPFKPKLTSATDVSYFDPEFTNALDNNGSLNERAAALSKGFATSTPLSPSVQANFQGFTFVDESALDDHMRDKSRYDDEEMRDSHHQDDDWDDLEDVNHKSNRMSGIVRTTTNDEQMIGGGHFDV from the exons ATGTCCGGCTCCGAGGGCGCACATGCAAACAccggcggcttcgacctGCTGAAGCGGGCGACACAAGCCATGATGATGTCAGGTTCTAG GACCCCCGCGGCCGCAGCTGACGAAGATGGCGCGGATCAGATCGGCTTTGATACGCCCCGCTCTGGTGTGGCAACCCCTCAACCCGACCTCCATGACAAACGCCTGCCGGGCATTATGAGCTACTTCGGCCAG AGCGGGCCACCGACCCCCACCAGGGCGCTCTCGGCCGCGCAACCGTCTCAGTCTGAGGAGCGGTCGAGCTCCAAGAGAAGCAGCAATGAGACTGTGCCTCCCAGTGGCACCCagacgccgaggagcggAACTACCGGTGCCCAGGTCCCTGCCGCCCGAGGCAAGCTCACGATCAAGATTGTCGAGGCTAAGGGCCTGAGACGGGCCAAGGATCCCTATGTCGTCGCTGTCTTCCAGAGGAGCGAGCTTATCTCGGGAGGTCCACGCTctgtcgaggaagaggaggacgtaaacctgccgccgccgtcctttGGAGGCATTCCGATCCAGAGGCAAGGGAGCGACTCAGGCCGAACGGCCATGTCCATCCCAATGCGCAGCCGTCAAAGTAGCAACACCAGCATCTCGGACTATAACACATTCCGCAACCGGTCACGGCGGTCCTTCACCAGCCCGAAGTGGGACGCCGAGGCAGAGTT CGATGTTGTCGATTCGAATATGCTGGTCAACATTTCCGTCTACGATCACAGCGCGAACGGCGAGGAGTTTCTGGGCCATGTCGACTTGCAAGCGAACAGGGACTCAAACAATCCAGTCCGTGGCTGGTTCTCCCTTAAGGGCCATGCCGACACCGTGGCAGAGAACGCCCCCACGGGAGAGATATACGTCGAAGCCGTCTTTCAGCGCACCGAACGGAAACACTTTGGCCCCGAAGACTTTCAGATTCTTAAGCTGATTGGCAAGGGTACTTTTGGCCAGGTCTACCAAGTTCGCAAGAAGGACACCGAACGCATTTACGCCATGAAAGTCCTATCCAAGAAGGTCATCGTCCAGAAGAAGGAAGTCGCCCACACCGTCGGTGAGCGTAACATCCTGGTCCGAACAGCAATGTCAGACTCGCCCTTTATCGTGGGTCTCAAGTTCTCCTTCCAGACGCCCTCGGATCTGTACCTGGTTACCGACTACATGTCTGGTGGAGAGTTGTTCTGGCATCTGCAGAAGGAAGGTCGGTTCGACGAGCGAAGGGCCAAGTTCTATATCGCAGAGCTTATCTTGGCCATCCAACACCTCCACAATAATGACATTGTGTATCGCGACCTGAAGCCCGAGAACATTTTGCTGGACGCCAACGGCCACATTGCTCTCTGTGACTTTGGTCTGTCCAAGGCCAACCTCACCAAAAACGACACAACCAATACCTTCTGCGGAACCACCGAGTATCTCGCCCCTGAAGTTCTCCTCGACGAGTCAGGATACACCAAGATGGTGGATTTCTGGTCACTGGGAGTTCTCGTTTTTGAGATGTGCTGCGGCTGGAGCCCCTTCTACGCGGAAGACACCCAGCAAATGTACAAGAACATCGCCTTTGGCAAGGTCCGGTTTCCTCGGGATACCTTGTCTCAGGAGGGCCGCAACTTTGTCAAGGGTCTGCTCAACAGAAACCCCAAGCACAGACTGGGTGCAACCGACGATGCAGAGGAGCTGAAGCGTCATCCCTTCTTTGCTGACATTGACTGGGATCTTCTTGCAAAGAAGCTCATTACTCCTCCTTTCAAGCCGAAGTTGACGTCAGCGACAGACGTGTCCTACTTTGACCCTGAATTCACCAACGCATTGGACAACAATGGCTCTCTCAACGAGCGCGCAGCAGCCTTGTCCAAGGGTTTCGCCACATCAACGCCCCTTTCGCCTTCTGTGCAGGCCAACTTCCAAGGCTTCACCTTTGTGGATGAGAGCGCCCTTGACGACCATATGCGAGATAAGAGCCGctatgacgatgaggagATGCGTGATTCTCACCATCAAGACGACGACTGGGATGACCTTGAGGATGTAAACCACAAGAGCAACCGCATGAGTGGCATTGTGCGCACAACCACCAACGACGAGCAGATGATTGGTGGTGGACATTTTGACGTCTGA
- a CDS encoding Putative Iron hydrogenase, large subunit: protein MSAILSADDLNDFISPGVACIKPIETLPSAAPSSQDASSLEHEVILDGQPGSAAAANAPPAEISLTDCLACSGCVTSAEAVLVSMQSHTEVLNTLDFGPALRIVGPDGSGQFRVDGLEDESRKLFVASVSPQTRASLAAAAGGGTTEEEAGHMLERLLSGPEGLASAGKHRNGFTWVLDTNVAREACLVLGADEVLGAERAPASAAAAATKPILTSSCPGWVCYAEKTHPYVLPHLSRVKSPQALMGTLLKTTLSKKLGIPPSRIWHLAVMPCFDKKLEASREELTDSVWAGDGLPGRGVRDVDCVITSKEVLMLAESRGLNFFDVPRSKLNHQRPLFPDARLASFLFPGHGAHRSSRAAGTSGGNLYFTLQSVASKHPNSQIQVVRGRNADVVEFIVASSAGDPIFKAARYYGFRNIQNLVRKLKPARPSRMPGGKAFGAARRPTGKSAGLEYAYVEVMACPGGCTNGGGQIKVDDPIIVERKGYEVKPGPEEQKYFLAEVDEAYFSAEDSDGEDAVSLNGDARRDVVDGISPSYIRNTLAHWAEITGIDLSRLALTTYREVVSDVGKDKVSETERVVQLAGKIGGGW from the coding sequence ATGAGCGCGATTCTCTCGGCAGACGACTTGAACGACTTCATTAGTCCAGGCGTCGCCTGTATCAAGCCAATCGAaaccctcccctccgccgcgccTTCATCGCAAGACGCCTCCTCCCTCGAGCACGAAGTAATCCTTGACGGCCAGCccggctccgccgccgcagcaaaCGCTCCGCCGGCCGAAATCTCCTTGACAGACTGCCTCGCCTGCTCCGGCTGCGTCACctccgccgaggccgtcctcgtgAGCATGCAGTCCCATACCGAGGTCCTCAACACCCTCGACTTCGGCCCCGCGCTGCGCATCGTCGGCCCCGATGGCAGCGGCCAGTTCcgcgtcgatggcctcgaggacgagagccGCAAGCTGTTCGTTGCCAGCGTGTCGCCCCAGACGAGGGCGAGCCTGGCAGCCGCGGCGGGGGGCGGCacgaccgaggaggaggccggaCACATGCTCGAGAGGCTGCTCAGCGGACCCGAAGGCCTTGCGAGCGCGGGGAAGCACAGGAATGGATTCACGTGGGTCCTAGACACGAACGTCGCGCGCGAGGCGTGTTTGGTCCTCGGCGCAGACGAGGTCTTGGGCGCCGAGAGAGCGCCTgcgtcagcggcggcggcggcgacgaagcccaTCCTCACGTCGTCATGTCCCGGCTGGGTGTGCTACGCCGAGAAGACGCACCCGTACGTGCTCCCGCACCTGTCACGTGTCAAGTCGCCTCAGGCGCTGATGGGCACGTTGCTCAAGACCACTCTCAGCAAgaaactcgggatcccgcCGAGCAGGATCTGGCATCTGGCCGTCATGCCGTGTTTCGACAAGAAACTCGAGGCGAGCCGCGAGGAGCTCACCGACTCAGTCTGGGCGGGAGACGGGCTTCCAGGCAGGGGCGTCCGCGACGTCGATTGCGTCATCACAAGCAAGGAGGTCCTCATGCTGGCGGAATCAAGGGGCTTGAATTTCTTTGACGTCCCCCGGAGCAAGCTTAACCACCAGCGTCCACTTTTTCCCGACGCGCGTCTGGCaagcttcctcttccccggCCACGGCGCCCACCGCTCGTCCCGGGCGGCCGGAACGTCCGGCGGCAACCTCTACTTCACCCTTCAATCTGTGGCCTCCAAGCATCCCAATTCCCAGATCCAAGTCGTTCGCGGACGCAACGCCGACGTTGTCGAGTTCATCGTTGCCTCTTCCGCCGGAGACCCGATATTCAAAGCCGCCAGATACTATGGATTCCGCAACATTCAAAACCTGGTACGCAAGCTGAAGCCGGCACGGCCGTCCCGCATgcccggcggcaaggcgTTCGGCGCCGCCAGGCGGCCGACCGGCAAGTCGGCCGGGCTTGAGTATGCCTACGTCGAAGTCATGGCTTGCCCCGGTGGCTGCACTAACGGTGGTGGACAGATTAAGGTCGATGAccccatcatcgtcgagcgCAAGGGTTACGAGGTCAAGCCGGGGCCCGAGGAGCAGAAGTACTTTTTGGCAGAGGTTGACGAGGCGTACTTCTCGGCGGAGGActcggacggcgaggacgctGTATCCCTGAACGGAGACGCTAGAAgagatgttgttgatggaaTTTCGCCTTCTTATATTCGGAATACCCTGGCGCATTGGGCGGAGATTACTGGCATAGACCTCAGTAGACTGGCGCTCACCACGTATCGCGAAGTGGTCAGCGACGTGGGCAAGGACAAGGTGAGCGAGACGGAACGCGTTGTCCAGCTGGCGGGTAAGATTGGCGGGGGCTGGTAG
- a CDS encoding Putative leucine-rich repeat domain superfamily: MASSRKVFSLEGKGLKLDTADDLEPHIVELRSTDVEEVRFLGNTLGVGACKRLGEVLATKNNLQSADLSDIFTGRLLSEIPEALSSLLTSILNLPKLTTINLNDNAFGINTQAPVVAFLAAHVPLQHLYLNNNGLGPHAGILVADALSELHAKKEAARKEGRDVPYLETVICGRNRLENGSMQAWAKAFSLHNKIKEIKMVQNGIRQEGISHLISEGLNHATELRILDLQDNTFTVSGAKAVASVLPTWSHLQELGLNDAYLTAKGTTLVARALAKGKQDKLEILRLAFNDITPKALIGIASAVSDSLPALKKVELNGNKFEEEDPSVTAIREQLEERKERIGGDIVDEDAWGLDSLSDLEGEDSDEEEEEESEEESEEEDSKPAKRTEILVKEAEEAQEGPTVQLKDKEVDDLTKKLSKTEI, from the exons ATGGCGTCCTCGCGCAAGGTGTTCTCCCTTGAGGGAAAGGGGCTCAAGCTCGACACTGCTGATGACCTTGAACCCCACATCGTCGAGTTGCGCTCgaccgacgtcgaggaggtcagGTTCCTGGGAAACACcctgggcgtcggcgctTGCAAGCGTCTTGGTGAGGTTTTGGCTACCAAGAACAACCTCCAG TCCGCCGACCTCTCCGACATTTTCACTGGCCGCCTCCTGAGCGAAATCCCCGAGGCCCTGTCCTCCCTCCTCACTTCGATCCTCAACCTTCCCAAACTCACGACGATCAACCTGAACGACAATGCCTTTGGTATCAACACTCAGGCACCCGTCGTTGCCTTCCTTGCTGCCCACGTTCCCCTCCAGCACCTGTATCTGAACAacaacggcctcggccccCACGCCGGTATCCTGGTGGCGGATGCGCTCTCTGAGCTGCACGCCAAAAAAGAGGCGGCGAGAAAGGAAGGCAGGGATGTCCCATACCTTGAGACTGTTATCTGTGGTCGCAATCGTCTGGAGAATGGCAGTATGCAGGCCTGGGCCAAAGCCTTCAGCCTCCAcaacaagatcaaggagatcAAGATGGTCCAGAACGGCATTCGCCAGGAGGGCATCAGCCACCTCATCAGCGAGGGTCTGAACCACGCGACGGAGCTTCGCATCCTTGACCTCCAGGACAACACCTTTACCGTCTCGGGTGCCAAGGCTGTGGCCAGTGTTCTCCCTACATGGTCGCACCTCCAGGAGTTGGGTCTCAACGATGCCTACCTCACAGCCAAGGGTACCACTCTCGTCGCGAGAGCTCTTGCTAAGGGCAAGCAGGACAAGCTTGAGATTCTTCGCCTGGCTTTCAACGACATCACCCCTAAGGCTCTGATTGGCATCGCGAGTGCCGTTTCCGACTCTCTGCCTGCGCTGAAGAAAGTTGAGCTCAACGGTAACAagtttgaggaggaggacccATCCGTCACCGCTATCCGCGAGCAGCTTGAGGAGCGCAAGGAGAGGATCGGCGGCGAcattgtcgacgaggacgcgtGGGGTCTCGACAGCCTCAgcgacctcgagggcgaggactctgacgaggaggaagaggaggaatcTGAGGAGGAAtctgaggaggaggattcGAAGCCTGCGAAGAGAACCGAAatcctcgtcaaggaggccgaggaggctcaGGAGGGGCCCACCGTCCagctcaaggacaaggaggtgGACGACCTGACCAAGAAGCTGTCCAAGACGGAGATTTAG
- a CDS encoding Putative Zinc finger C2H2-type encodes MARGDSTPPESPLSSMDNSDASDEEVHDYEDESLLRPSKRQKLGAASTTSPAVVAEPEPDAVPEPDPLDGMSDVSSDTSGDIPSSPINAKLDEEDFQEQVTACAWEGCDAGDFGNMDKLVDHIHSDHIESRQKKYTCEWIGCNRKSMGHASGYALKAHMRSHTREKPFYCYLPECDRSFTRSDALAKHMRTVHETEALRPSDPVPKSMQAGPTGKGKLKIIIKTPQSHAAGQDDAIDDGADDDELSADLFTPLTEAQGFTAEELKLPLEKLYKLCRFQVKWAQDESAKLSEEVKHWEKQYKDLWREKEVLFSQVVKSEVDWHERRQAVLSGAADVQLSGVLESQEGNSGATNGDSSNSRQDSNPNDTLANGTGSTEITAAG; translated from the exons atgGCTCGTGGAGACTCGACACCGCCCGAATCGCCATTGTCATCAATGGATAACAGCGATGCCTCCGATGAGGAGGTTCACGACTATGAGGACGAGTCGCTGCTCCGCCCTTCGAAGCGACAGAAGCTGGGAGCTGCCTCGACAACATCTCCCGCAGTCGTCGCCGAACCTGAACCTGACGCTGTTCCCGAGCCGGACCCGTTGGACGGCATGTCGGACGTCTCATCAGACACCTCCGGCGACATTCCCAGTTCGCCAATCAACGCCAAGCTCGATGAAGAGGACTTCCAGGAGCAGGTCACGGCGTGTGCCTGGGAGGGCTGCGACGCGGGTGACTTTGGCAATATGGATAAGTTGGTGGACCACATTCACAGCGATCACATCGAGAGCCGACAGAAAAAGTACACATGCGAATGGATTGGATGCAATAGGAAGAGCATGGGCCATGCCAGCGGTTACGCTCTGAAAGCCCACATGCGTAGCCACACTAGGGAGAAGCCTTTCTACTGCTATCTACCAG AATGTGATCGCTCATTTACAAGATCCGATGCGTTGGCAAAGCACATGCGCACCGTCCACGAGACGGAAGCCCTGCGCCCTTCCGATCCTGTTCCTAAGTCCATGCAGGCTGGTCCTACGGGCAAGGGCAAACTGAagatcatcatcaagacCCCTCAATCACATGCTGCAGGACAAGAtgacgccatcgacgatggtgcggacgacgacgagctctcGGCTGACCTTTTCACGCCCCTGACGGAGGCACAAGGCTTCACCGCCGAGGAACTCAAATTGCCTCTCGAGAAGCTCTACAAACTTTGCAGGTTCCAAGTTAAATGGGCCCAGGATGAATCAGCCAAGCTGTCGGAAGAAGTGAAACACTGGGAGAAGCAATACAAGGACCTCTGGCGCGAGAAGGAAGTTCTCTTCTCCCAGGTTGTGAAGAGCGAGGTCGACTGGCACGAACGCCGGCAGGCAGTGCTCTCTGGCGCAGCAGACGTTCAACTCTCGGGTGTGCTTGAAAGCCAAGAGGGCAACTCTGGTGCGACAAACGGCGATAGCTCGAACTCTCGACAAGATTCGAATCCGAATGATACACTGGCCAACGGGACCGGCTCAACGGAGATTACGGCAGCCGGCTAG